A single Bacillus sp. HMF5848 DNA region contains:
- the yycF gene encoding response regulator YycF has translation MDKRKILVVDDEKPIADILQFNLQKEGYAVVCAYDGEEALKKVDEIEPDLILLDIMLPLKDGMEVCREIRKTLDTPIIMLTAKDSEIDKVLGLELGADDYVTKPFSTRELLARVKANLRRSHTTSPQEKNETETNEIQIGALVIHPDAYIVSKRGEYIELTHREFELLHYLAKHIGQVMTREHLLQTVWGYDYYGDVRTVDVTVRRLREKIEDNPSHPNWIVTRRGVGYYLRHAEQES, from the coding sequence ATGGATAAGAGAAAAATACTAGTAGTTGACGATGAAAAACCAATTGCAGATATTTTACAATTCAACTTACAAAAGGAAGGCTATGCCGTTGTATGTGCTTATGATGGTGAAGAAGCATTAAAAAAAGTAGATGAGATAGAACCAGATTTAATTTTGTTGGATATTATGCTACCACTAAAAGATGGTATGGAGGTTTGTCGCGAGATACGAAAAACGCTTGATACGCCTATTATTATGCTAACAGCGAAGGATTCAGAAATTGATAAAGTATTAGGCCTAGAGCTTGGGGCAGATGATTATGTGACAAAGCCTTTTAGTACGCGAGAGCTTTTAGCGCGAGTAAAAGCGAATCTACGTAGGTCGCATACAACGAGTCCACAGGAAAAAAATGAAACGGAAACAAACGAGATTCAAATCGGTGCATTAGTGATTCATCCGGATGCCTATATTGTATCTAAGCGCGGAGAATATATTGAACTGACTCATCGTGAGTTTGAACTACTTCATTATTTAGCTAAGCATATTGGACAAGTGATGACAAGAGAGCATTTATTACAAACAGTTTGGGGCTATGACTATTATGGAGATGTACGCACAGTGGATGTAACAGTACGTCGTCTACGAGAGAAAATTGAAGATAACCCTAGTCACCCTAACTGGATCGTAACGAGACGAGGCGTGGGCTATTACTTAAGGCATGCAGAACAGGAGTCGTAA